The Streptomyces sp. NBC_00335 DNA window CCCCCGGCTCCCGCGCCGCCCGGCTGCTCGGCGCGGACCGCACGCAGGCCCGGTACCACTGCAACTACGGCCCCAACCCGCTCCACTTGGACCTGCTGCGGGCGCACGGCATGACCTTCACGGGCGCCGACGAATCCGGCGACATCCGCATCGCCGAACTGGCCGAGCACCCCTTCTTCCTGGCCACCCTCTTCCAGCCCGAACTGGACGGCGACGGCACCCGCGCCCACCCGCTCGTCGCAGGCCTGGCGGCGGCCGCCGCCGAACACGCGCGGAGCCGCTAGCCGCCGGCCGCCGGCCGCGGGGGCCGGGGCTCTGGTCGAAGCTCTTGGGCGACTCCTCCGGCAGCGGACCGTCCGGATTCCTCGCAGTCGCCCGACCTCGCCTTCGAGGCTCAGGTGAACTGGCTCTACCCTGAGCCGAGTTCGACGGGACGGGCCGACCGGCCGCCCGCAGTGGATCACCGGGGGACGGGCAGCATGGGCAGCGGGACCGGCAAGGGGCAGGGCGGCGGCAGTGATGACAACGTCGACGGCGGCATAAAGCCGCTCTTGGCGGGGGATCCGAGCCGGATCGGGCCGTACCTGCTGCTCGGGCGCCTCGGCGCCGGCGGGATGGGCCGGGTGTTCCTGGCCCGGTCCGAAGGCGGGCGTACGGTCGCGGTGAAGGTGGTGCACGAGGAGCACGTGGCCGACGCGCAGTTCCGGGCCCGCTTCCGCCGCGAGATCGACGCCGCCCGGAAGGTGGGCGAGCGGTACACCGCACCCGTCCTGGACGCGGACCCCGACGCCGAACGGCCCTGGGTGGCGACCGGATACGTACCGGGACTCTCGCTGGAGCAGATCGTTCGCCGGCACGGTCCCCTGCCCCTGGACTCCGTACACGCCCTCGCGGACGGGCTGCTGCACGCGCTCGAGGACATCCACACCGCCGGGATCGTGCACCGCGACCTCAAGCCGTCGAACGTGATGCTGACCGTCGAGGGCAGCCGGGTCATCGACTTCGGGATCTCGCGGGCCCTGGAGACCTCCGTCGAATCGCTGCTCACCAGCACCGGCATGGTCGTCGGTTCGCCCGGGTTCATGTCGCCCGAGCAGGTGCGCGGGCAGCGGGCCGGGGCGAAGAGCGACGTGTTCACGCTCGGCTGTGTCCTGATGTACGCGGTCACGGGCGAGCTGCCCTTCGGGCACGGGGCCAGCAACCAGCACGCGGTGATGTTCCAGATCGTGGAGGGCGAACCGGCCCTGGAACGGGTGGCGGACGCCTCGCTGCGCGCGCTCATCGGCCGCTGCCTGGTCAAGGGCGTCGAGGAACGGCCGGGCGTGGACGAGCTGCTGGCGGATCCGGATCGGGTCCGCCCGGCGGTGCGCGGCGGTGCGTGGCTGCCGCCCGAGGTGGTGGAGCGGCTGGCCCGGCAGGCGGCGCGGCTGCTCGACGCGGAGGCGGTGCCGGTGGAGGTGCCGGGTCCGGAGTCCGTGTCCGCGCCCCTGGGGGACGGGGGAGCGGGGGGTGCGCAGACCCCCGACCGGGGCACGCTCGGGCTGCGGCCGGGGTCGGGAGGGGCTGGTGGGTCCGGTGGGGCCGGCGAGCAGGTCGTCGGGGTCGTTGAGCCGACGGGCGGGTCGGCGGCCGGTCCGGCCACGGCCGGCGGTACGGCGGACCGCGAGCAGCGCCGGGCGCGGCGGCGGCTGACCGTAGCCGTACCGGCCGTCCTGGTGCTCACCGTCGGCGGGGGCACGGTGGCCCTGCTCCAGCCGTTCGGCGGCGGCGGAGGGTCGCAGGCCGCGCCCCCGGCGAGCAGCGCGCCCCTGACGCCCGGCGCTTCCGCGGGCTCCCCTTCGGCGGCGAGCGGTTCGCCGGCCTCCGGCGCACCGAACTCCGAGAGCCCGCAGGCCCCCCAGAGCCCGCCCGCGCCGGTGCCGGACGGCCAGGCCGTCGCCGGACAGGGCGCGGCGGCGGGCGCGGGGACCCCCGGCGGGGGCTCCGGCACCCCGGGCGGCAGCAGCGCGACCCAGGGCGGCGGCGGGGGTCCGGCCGGCGGCGGCACCGGTACAGGAACCAGCCCGAGCGCCACCCCCGGGGGCTCGGGCTCGCCGAGCGGTGGCGGATCACCCGGCGGCGGCGGCTCCGGCGGCAACGACACGGTCCCCGCGTACTTCGCCGGGACCTGGACCTACAAGGGCGACTTCAACATCGGCCAGCCGGGGACGGTGATCATCACCCGGTCCGGGGCGGTCCGCCTGATCAACGAGTCCCAGACGGGCCACTGCGAGAACATCGCCAAGGTGACCTCGCTGGCCTCCGGCGGGACCCGGATCAACATCGGCGCGGCGGCGGTGGACAAGTCCAAGTCCACCGGCCAGTTCTGCGGGGTCCTGGACCCCTCCTTCTTCACCAAGAGCCTGCCGGTCGGCCTCCAGCACAACGTGGGCCCCTCGCACGGCGAGGGCTACTACTACGAGAAGTCCTGACGTCCGTGCTCGGCACGGCTTGAGATCCGGTCCGGACGGCAGGGCTGCGGCGGTCCGCAAAGCGAGAACACGTTTCAGTTCTGACCTTCCGTCAGAATGCAACGTGTTCTACTCTGCCGCGCATGGGCATCGGAATCACACAGGAACAGCGGGAGTTGGCCGAGGCCGTACGCGGCTGGGTCGCGCGGGCCGTGCCGCCCGAGGAGGTGCGCAAGCTCCTCGACACCCCGCCGCAGACGGGCTCGCGGCCCGCCTACTGGGACGGGCTGCTCGCCTCCGGGCTGCTGGAGCCGCACCTGGAGGGCGGAACCCTGCTCGACCTCGCCGTCGTGGTGGAGGAGGCCGCCCGGGCGGCGCTCCCCGGGGCGTACCTGCCGAGCGTGCTGGCCTCCGTACTCCTGGACCGGGCCGCGGCCGAGCCCCTCGGGGGGCGGGTCGGGGCCGTGGCGCTCGGGCCCGGGGACCTGACCGCCGTCGCTGTGGAGGGCGGCTACCTCCTCGACGGCACCGCGCCGCCGGTGCTGGGAGCGGGCGAGGCCGACCTCGTGCTGCTCGCCGCCGAGACCGCGCACGGGACCCGCTGGTTCGCCGTCGACGCCGCCGCGCTGGACATCCGTACCCAGGACAGCGCCGACCCCACCCGGCCCACCGCCGAGGTCCGCGCCCGCGGGGTCACCGCCGGGCCGGGCGCCCTGCTGGAACTCGACGCCGCCCTCGTACGGGACCTCGCCTGCGTGCTGTTCGCCGCCGACGCCTGCGGCACCGCCGCCTGGGCGCTGCAGACCGCCGCCGAGTACGCGAAGGTGCGCGAGCAGTTCGGGCGGCCCATCGGGCAGTTCCAGGGCATCAAGCACCTGTGCGCCGACATGCTGGTGCGCGTGGAGCAGGCCCGGGCGCTCGCCTGGGACGCCGCTCAGGCCACCGAGGAGCCGGCCGAGGTGCGCTCCCTGGTGGCCGCGCTGGCCGCCGGCACCGCGCTGGACGCCGCGTACTCCTGCGCCAAGGACTGCGTCCAGGTGCTCGGCGGCATCGGCTTCACCTGGGAGCACGACGCCCACATCTACCTCCGCCGGTCCCTCGTCGCCCGCCAGCTCCTCGGCTCCGGCGACGGCCACCGGGTCCGTGCCGTACGGCTCGCCGCCGCCGGCGCGCGGCGCGAACTGCGCCTGGAACTGCCCGCGCACGCCGAGACCCACCGCGCGAAGGCCCGTACCGCCATCGCGGACGCCGCCGGCCTCGACCCCGCCACCGCCCGCCGGGTGCTGGCACCCACCGGGTACGCGGCCCCCTACCTGCCGGCCCCGTACGGGCTCGGCGCCGGACCCGTCGAACAACTCGTCGTGCAGCAGGAACTGGCCGCCGCCGGGGTCAAGGTCGCCGACCTCGGGATCGCCACCTGGGTGGTGCCCTCGCTGCTCGCCTACGGGACCCCCGAACAGCAGGAGCGCCACCTGCTGCCCACGCTGCGCGGGGACGTCACCTGGTGCCAGCTCTTCTCCGAGCCGGGCGCCGGCTCCGACCTCGCCTCGCTGCGGACCAAGGCGGAGCGGGCGCCCGGCGGGGACGGCTGGATCGTCAACGGGCAGAAGGTGTGGACGAGTTCCGCGCACAGCGCCGACTACGGGATCCTGCTGGCCCGCACCGACCCGGACGCCCCCAAGCACAAGGGGCTCGGCTACTTCATCGTGGACATGAAGACCCCCGGGATCGACATCCGGCCGCTCAAGGAGATCACCGGCGAAGCCCTCTTCAACGAGGTCTACTTCGACGACGTGCCGCTGCCGCCGGACGCCCTCGTGGGCGCGGAGGACGGCGGCTGGAAGGTCGCCCGCAACACCCTCGGCAACGAACGCGTCCACATGGCCGACCAGATGACCTTCGACACCGGCCTGGAGGCACTGCTCGCCCGCTCCGCCGAACTCGAAGGCGGGTACCGGGTGCGGATCGGCGCCCTGGCCGCCGAGGCGCACGCGCTGGCCTGCATCGGGCTGCGCACCACGCTCCAGCAGGTCTCCGGACTGGAGCCGGGCGCGGGCGCGTCCGTACGCAAACTCGTCCAGACCCCGCACCAGCAGCGGACCGCCGAGCTCACGCTCGAACTGCTGGGTCCGGCGGGCGCGGTGAGCGAGGGGGCGGGGAAGCGGGCGGTGCACGGCATGCTCATGTCCCGCTGCCTGACCATCGCCGGGGGCACCACACAGGTCCAGCTCAACGTCGTCGCCGAGCGGATTCTCGGCCTTCCCAGGGACTGAAGCGAAGGGCAGTGGGGACACACATGAAGTCGTACATCGTGGGCGTCGGCATGACGAAGTTCGAGAAGCCGGAGTCGAGGGACTGGCAGTACTGGGACATGGTCAAGGAGGCCGGCGACGCGGCGCTCTCCGACGCGGGCATCGACTACGGGCTGGTCGAGCAGGTGCCGGTCGGCTACTGCTTCCAGGCCTCCACGGCCGGCCAGCGGGCCGCGTACGAGCTGGGGCTGAGCGGGGTACCCGTCTACAACGTCAACAACAACTGCGCGACGGGCTCGACCGCGCTGATGATGGCGCGGCAGTTCGTGGAGGGCGGGATCAACGACTGCGTGCTGGCGCTGGGCTTCGAGAAGATGAAGCGCGGGGCGCTGGGCGGGGGCGCGGACGGCGGGGACTTCAAGACCTCGCCGGTGGCCCGGCACTACGGGATCATGGCCGCCGGGCACGGCTTCGAGATGTCGCCGCCGACCGCGCAGATCTTCGGCAACGCGGCGCGGGAGCACATGAAGCTCTACGGGACCACGGCCGCGCAGCTGGCGGCGGTCGGGGCGAAGAACCACCGGCACTCGGCGAACAATCCGAACGCGCAGTTCCAGGACGTCTACACGGTCGAGGAGATCCTCGCCGCGAAGACGATCCACGAGCCGCTGACGAAGCTGCAGTGCTCGCCGACGTCGGATGGCGCGGCGGCCGCGGTCGTCGTGTCGGAGCGGTTCGTGGAGCGGCACGGGCTGGGGGAGCGGGCGGTGGAGATCGTCGCGCAGTCGATGACCACGGATACCGAGGCCTCCTTCGCCTCCGGCTCCTGCATCGACGTGGTCGGCAAGCCGATGACGGCGGCGGCGGGGCGGGCGGTCTTCGCGGCGTCCGGGCTCGGGATCGGGGACGTGGACGTCATCGAGCTGCACGACTGCTTCTCGATCAACGAGCTGCTGACGTACGAGGCGCTGGGCATGTGCGAGGACGGCGGCGCCGGGGAACTGGTGGAGTCGGGCGCGACGACGTACGGCGGGCGGTGGGTGGTCAACCCGTCGGGCGGCCTCATCTCGAAGGGCCACCCGCTGGGTGCGACGGGCCTTGCGCAGGCGGCGGAGCTCGTCTGGCAGCTGCGGGGTGAGGCGGGGGCGCGGCAGGTTCCGGGGGCGAGGGTTGCGCTGGCGCACAACATCGGGCTGGGTGGGGCGGCGGTGGTTACGCTCCTGCGGCGGTAGCTCCGCGGGGTGCGGCGCGGCGCCGTTGCCGGGGACCAGTCCCCGGGCCCCTGCGCCTCAAGCGCCGGCGGGGCTGGGGTTTGCCTGGGTCCGGCCCGGCTGCGGATGGGGGCCGGTGCCGGGGGCGGGGTGGGGTGTCGGCCTGGACTGCATGATTTAGGCGCCCTCTGTTCCGCTTTGACAGGGTTCGGGCTGTACCTGCGCCACAAATCACGCTCTACGTCCAGGCCGACACCCCACCCCGCCCCCGTCCCCGACCCGGGCGGCCAACTTGCGCGACCGGGGGGTCGGCTTGCCAGGCTCGGGTGTCTTCGTGCCCGGCCCGGGTGCCCCGGCCCCGACTGGGGCGCGGATGTCTCCCACCGGGTGTCCCCGTCCCCGACTGGGGCGCGGATGCCTCCGACCGGGTGTCCCCGTCCCCGACTGAGGCGCGGACATCTCCGACCGGGTGTCCCCGTCCCCGTCCCCGAGTGAGGCGAGGACGTCTCCGACCGAGATTCCCGGCCCTGGCTGGGGAGCTGGCGTTCGCGGCTCCTGCCTGGACGGCTTCCGGCTTCGCCGGTGGTGGGGGCTTTCGGCCCTGAGTGGTTGGGGGGTCGAGCCCCTGGGCTCTTCAGCCGCCGGGTGGTTGGGGCCTTTTAGCCGTCCGGCGTTTGAGGACCGGGGTCTGGGGCGGAGCCCCAGAGGGGGTCCGGGCGCAGCCCGGTACCCCTTCCCAGCCCGTCCGGCGTTTGAGGACCGGGTCAGGGCCGGCCCTGGGAACGGTGGAAGGGCGGGTCGGGGACTTCGCTCCGCGCAGCGGCCACGGCGAGGCGCGGCGCCGCTCAGACGGGCGCAGGGCTCAGCGCAGCCAAACTCGGCATCAACCGCAGCGCGTTCTCCCGGTTGATCGCCCGATGGTGCGCCGGCGTCAGGGCGGGGTCACCCGCCAGCGCCGGCAGGGCGATGTCCGTGACCATCTCCGCAGGGCACGCCGGCCAGTCGCTGCCGAAGAGGATGCGGTCGGGGGACGCCATCGCCAGCAGGGTGCCCGCGGGGGACATGGGCCCGGCCGTGTCGTAGTAGAAGCGGAGCAGGTGGTCCCGGACCATCGCCGGGTCGACGGGCGGGGTGAGCGCCCCCGCGAAGGCCTGCACCCGGGTGGCGATGTGCGGGAGGAAGCCGCCCGCGTGCGGCAGGATCACCGACAGGTTCGGGAACCGGTCCAGGGTGCCCTTGTGGATCATGTTCAGCGCGGCCCGCGTCGTGTCCAGGAGGAAGTCGCACAGGAAGTTCGGAATCCCCGGGACGGCCACGGCCCCAGGTCCGCCGCCCGCTCCCGGGCTTCCGCCTGACCCTGGGCCTCCGCCTGACCCTGGGCCTCCGCCTGACCCTGGGCCTCCGCCTGACCCTGGGCCTCCGCCCGGCCCTGGGGCTCCGCCCGGCCCTGGGCCTCGGCCCGTTCCTGGGCCTCCGCCCGCGCCCGGCCCCGCGCCCGGCCCTGCGCCTCGGCCGGTTCCTGGGCCTCCGCCTGGCCCCGGGCCTCCGCCCGCGCCTGGGCCTCCGCCCGTACCGGGTCCTCCGCCCGTGCCCGGCCCCGCCCCCGGGCCTGCGCCCAGCCCCGCCCCGGGGCCTCCGCCTGCGTCCAGCCCTGAGCGCGCGCCCGCGCCCGGCCCTGGTCCTCCGCCCGAGCCTGGGCCTCCGCCCGAGCCCGGACCTCCGCCAGGGAACGACCCCCCGCTCGGCAGCGGCAGGTTGTGCGGGTGTGTGTCCACGATGGCTGAGCGTTCGTTGAGTTCGGCGAAGAGTGGGTCGTAGGAGGGGTCGCCCAGGTAGACGCCCCCGTAGTTCGCCGTGACGTTCACCCCCACCGCCCCCAGCTCGTCGAGTCCGCGCCGCAGCGCCCAGCGGGCGACCTCCGGGGCGTCGAGGAAGAGGGGGGTGTGGAACGCGAAGCGGCCCGGATGGGCGTTCGTGACGTCCGCGGCCGCCCGCAGGGTGATGGCGGTGGCCTCGCGCAGTTGTGCGGACGTCGTGTAGCGCGCCGGCAGCATGGGCTTGAGGACGGCGGTGGCGATTCCCGCCCGGTCCATGAGGTCCAGGGCCGCCGCGGAGTCCCAGCGTGCCCACGGCGGCAGGGCCTTCCGGTTCGCCAGGCCCTGGACCTCGGCCCACTCCAGCCACTCCGGGGCGCAGAAGTGGTGGTGGACGTCGATCCGGTGGCGACTGGCGTCGTCCAGGGGGGAGAGGTCTGCGGTGTCCGGCATGGGGGGACCTTATGGCGGGGCCCCGCGGGTGTTCGCGGGACGGGTCCGGGACCCGGCCGATCCGCTCAGGCGGGCGTAGTTTCGGGCCCGAACGGGGTAACGGATGTTATTCGGGCCGCGGGCCGAGGGAGTGAGGTGGCTGGACAGTCGAGCCCCGAGCCCCACGAGAGGTCTGAGCCGTGACGACCGAACCCGCAGTGGCCGTGAGTGACGGCCTCCCCGTCGACGAGGCCGTCGCGGCCGTGTCCATGGGTACGCCGGAGTACCGTACGTGCCCCTACCCGGTCTACCGGTCGCTGCGCGAGCAGGCCCCCGTCTGCAAGCTGACCACGCGCCACGGGGTGGACACGTATCTCATCACCCGGTACGAGGACGCCCGCCTCGCGCTGTCCGATCCGCGCATCGGCAAGGACATGCACGAGGGCATCGACATCTACCACGCCGTTTTCGGGGACACCTGCGACGCCCTCGACGACAACCTGATCTTCGCCGACCCCCCTCGGCACACCCGGCTGCGGCACATCGCCCACGAGGCCTTCACCCCGCGCCACGTCAAGCTCCTGCGCCCGCGCATCGAGCAGCTCGCCGGCGAACTGCTGGCCAAGTGCCCGACGGACACCCCCGTCGACCTGATGGCCTCCTTCGCCATGCCGCTCCCCGTCATGGTCATCTGCGAGCTGCTCGGCATCGTCGGGGACGAGCGCACCGACGTGTTGAAGTGGTTCGGACAGGTGACCCGCTCCCGGTTCAGCAAGGACATGTCCGGCGAGCTGGCCGCGGCGGAGGACTGGCTGCGGAACTACTTCCTCGATCTGGTCGGCCGTAAGCGCGCCGAGCCCACCGACGACTTCCTCACCGTGCTGATCCAGACGCAGCACGAGGACGGGGCCCTGACCGACGACGAACTCGTCTCGATGATGTGGGTCCTGCTCTTCGCCGGCCACAAGACCACGACCTACCAGATCGGCAACGCGGTCTTCTCCCTGCTCGCCCACCCCGACCAGCTGGCGCTGGTCCGGGAGGACCGCGCGCTCCTGCCCCAGGCGGTCGAGGAGCTGGTCCGGTTCGAGTGTTCCGTGGAGACCTCCACGTTCCGCTACGCCCTGGAGGACCTGGAGATCGGGGGAGTGGCCGTCCCCCGGGGCTCGCTGGTCCAGATCGCGATCTCCTCGGCGAACCGCGACCCGGAGAAGTTCGCGGACCCGGACACCCTGGACATCACGCGCAAGGGGCTGCAGAGCACCCAACTCGGCTTCGGTCACGGACCGCACTACTGCCTCGGCGCCCCGCTCGCCCGCATGGAGCTGGAGATCGCGCTGACGGCCCTGCTCGACCGGTTCCCCGACATGGTCCTGGCCACCCCGGAGGCCGGTCAGGAGGACTGGCTCAAGGGGCCCTTCCCGGCCTTCCGCGGGCTGGAGCGGCTGCCGGTCGCCCTGGACCCCTCGCGGACGGTCGACGACTGGACCGAGGCTACGCCCACCGGCTGAGTCCGCCCAGACACGCGCGCGTACGCCCGCCCCGTCGATCCGGAGGGATCGACGGGGCGGGCGCGTGTGTGCCCGGGCGGACGTCCGTGCGTGTGGTGGGCGTCCGTGCGTGTGGTAGGCCTACGAGGCCTACGAGGCCTGCGGGGTCTCCAGTGCCGGGTCGACCACCGTCTCCCCCCGGGAGGCGCGCCGGACGCAGTCCGCGAGGTCCTCGACCGGGCCGTCCCGCAGGACCAGGCCCGCCGCTCCGGCGGCGAGTGCGGCCTGCGGCAGGCCCGGGTGGGCGGAGCCCGTCAGCACCAGGATCCGGCATTCCGGATCCTCCGCCAGGAGCACCGGTACGCGCTCCACCGACTCCGTCAGCGCCACCGCCGGGCGGGCCAGCGCCGAAGTCACCACCTCGATGTCGGGCTGGAGGCCGAGGAGGACCGCCAGGGCCGGGTTCGGCGGGTCCAGGAGCACCCGCAGGGATCGGGCGGGGCGCAGGGGAACGGGCATCTCATCCACCCGGCCAGGGTAGGGGCGAAGTGTCCCGTACCGGCGTAACGCACCGCGGGAGAAGTGAGTCTGACAGAGAGTCAGGAGTCTTCCCAACTGCTGGGGCGTGCGTTATACATTCCTTCACCGGGCAACCTAGAACGCGTTCTAGAGTGCCGGGTCCCTCATACGACCTCGGTGCGGCCGACGGTGCGGACGGCCGCGCCGAGGTCTTCCAAGGCACCGCGCTTCCACAGCCGGTGCCGTACGGCCGGTACTACGCGACCGGTGCTCCAGAGCCGGTGCCACACGACCGGCGCCAGACAGCCGGTGCCCCGAAGAGGGTGTTTCCAACACAGGGAGCAGCACGCCCATGCCGATCGATGCCGCCAAGGCCCTCGCCGCCGAACCCCGCCAGGGGAACATCGCCTGGGACCACAAGGACATCCAGCTCTACCACCTCGGACTCGGCGCGGGGACCTCCCCGAACAACCCCGGGGCCGCCACCGACCCCGACGAGCTGCGCTACACCCTGGAGTCCAAGCTCCACGTGCTCCCCAGCTTCGCGACCGTCGCCGGCTCCGGCATGGCCATGATGGGCGGCCTCGCCGCCCCCGGCATCGAGGTCAACCTCGCCAACGTGCTGCACGGCAGCCAGTCCATCGAGCTGCACCGGCCCATCCCGGTCAAGGGACAGGCCGCCTCCACCGCCAAGGTGGCCGCCGTCTACGACAAGGGCAAGGCGGCCGTGATCGTCCTGCGCACCGAGGTCGCGGACGCCGACGGGCCGCTGTGGACCTCCGACGCGTCGATCTTCGTCCGCGGCGAGGGCGGCTTCGGCGGAGACCGCGGTCCCTCCGTCAAGGCCGAGCAGCCCGAGCGGGCGCCCGACCGGGTGGAGGAGCGCAAGATCCGCGAGGAGCAGGCGCTGCTCTACCGCCTCTCCGGAGACTGGAACCCGCTCCACGCGGACCCCGAGTTCGCCAAGATGGCCGGCTTCGACCAGCCGATCCTGCACGGCCTGTGCTCGTACGGAATGACCCTGAAGGCCGTGGTCGACACCGTCCTGGACGGCGACGTGTCCCGCGTCCGCGCCTACCGCACCCGCTTCGCCGGGATCGTCTTCCCCGGCGAGACCCTGCGGATCCGGATGTGGCAGGAGCCCGGCCGCGTCCTGGTCACGGTGAGCGCCGCCGACCGGGACGACGCCCCGGTCCTCGCCGACACCGTCGTCGAACACGGCTGAGCCGTACGCAGCTGAGCGGACGCCGCAGCCGAAGCACGCGAGATACCCCGCAGACCCAGAGAAGGAGCCGCACCGTGCGCGCAGCACTCCAGAGCGAGATAGGCCAGGACAAGCTCGAAGTCGTCGAGGACATGCAGGCCGTGGGCTTCGGCCCCGGCAAGGTCAAGATCCGCATCAAGGCCACCGGCCTGTGCCACTCCGACCTCTCCGCGATGAGCGGCGTCCTCCCGCAGCCCGCCCCCTTCATCCCGGGCCACGAGGGCTCCGGCGTGATCACCGACGTCGGTGACGGGGTCACCAGCCACAAGATCGGCGACCGGGTCCTGGTCTGCTGGCTGCCGCCCTGCGGGCACTGTCCCTCCTGCAGGCGCGGCCAGGGCCACCTGTGCCTGGAGGCCTTCGGCAACGTGGCCACCCCCAACTTCCAGCGCGGCGACAGCCCCATCTTCGGCTTCGCGGGCACCGGCACCTTCGCCGAGGAGATGGTGGTCCCGGCGGGCTGCGCCGTACCGATCCCCGACGACGTGCCCTTCGACATCGCCGCCCTGATCGGCTGCGGAGTCACCACCGGACTCGGCGCGGCCATCAACACCGCCAAGGTGGAGGCCGGTTCCTCGGTCGCCGTCATCGGCTGCGGCGGCGTCGGCATCTCCGTCATCCAGGGCGCCAAGGTGCAGGGTGCGGCCCAGATCATCGCCGTCGACCCGGTCGCCTCCCGGCGCGAGGCCGCACTGCGCTTCGGCGCCACCGAGGCGGTCTCCCCGGAGGAGTTCGCCGACGCCAAGAACCGGATCACCGCGGGCGAGGGCTTCGACTACGTCTTCGAGGTCGTCGGCAAGTCCGCGACCACGAAGACCGCCTACGACATGACCCGCCGCGGCGGCTCCGTCGTCGTGGTCGGCGCGGGCGCCCTCGACGACAACTACTCGATCAACATGTTCTCCCTCTTCTTCGACGAGAAGAAGATCCTGCCGTCGATGTACGGCGGCGGCGACGTGCTCCGCTCCTACGAGCGCACCATCGCGCTGTGGCGGGCCGGCCGGGTGGACCTGGCGGGCCTGATCACGCACCGCGTGCAGCTCGCCGAGATCAACGACGCGCTCGACCAGATGCGTACGGGCGTGGCCCTGCGCACCTGCATCGAACTCTGACCCGTTTCGAGAGGAACCGTACGGATGTCACTGCCACTTGAGGGACTCGTCGCCATCGTCACCGGGGCGGGCCGCGGCCTCGGCCGGTCCGAGGCGATCGAACTCGCCCGGCTCGGCGCGAGCGTGGTCGTCAACGACTTCGGGCAGCCAGGCCGCGACGGCTCCGGCGAGGCCTCGGCCGCCCCGGCGGAGGAGGTCGCGGCGGAGATACGCGCCGCGGGCGGACAGGCGGTGGCGCACCTGGGCGACGTGGCCGACTTCGAGCAGGCGCGCGAGCTCGTCGAGCTGGCGGTGAACAGCTTCGGCAAGCTCGACATCCTGGTCAACAACGCGGGCATCCTGCGCGACCGGATGGTCTTCTCGATGTCGGAGCCGGAGTGGGACTCGGTCATCCGGGTCCACCTCAAGGGTCACTTCAACACGACCCACTTCGCCTCCGTGCACTGGCGCGAACGCTCCAAGGCGGCCGGCGGGCCGGTCTACGGCCGGATCATCAACACCTCCTCCGAGGCCTTCCTCG harbors:
- a CDS encoding serine/threonine-protein kinase, whose amino-acid sequence is MGSGTGKGQGGGSDDNVDGGIKPLLAGDPSRIGPYLLLGRLGAGGMGRVFLARSEGGRTVAVKVVHEEHVADAQFRARFRREIDAARKVGERYTAPVLDADPDAERPWVATGYVPGLSLEQIVRRHGPLPLDSVHALADGLLHALEDIHTAGIVHRDLKPSNVMLTVEGSRVIDFGISRALETSVESLLTSTGMVVGSPGFMSPEQVRGQRAGAKSDVFTLGCVLMYAVTGELPFGHGASNQHAVMFQIVEGEPALERVADASLRALIGRCLVKGVEERPGVDELLADPDRVRPAVRGGAWLPPEVVERLARQAARLLDAEAVPVEVPGPESVSAPLGDGGAGGAQTPDRGTLGLRPGSGGAGGSGGAGEQVVGVVEPTGGSAAGPATAGGTADREQRRARRRLTVAVPAVLVLTVGGGTVALLQPFGGGGGSQAAPPASSAPLTPGASAGSPSAASGSPASGAPNSESPQAPQSPPAPVPDGQAVAGQGAAAGAGTPGGGSGTPGGSSATQGGGGGPAGGGTGTGTSPSATPGGSGSPSGGGSPGGGGSGGNDTVPAYFAGTWTYKGDFNIGQPGTVIITRSGAVRLINESQTGHCENIAKVTSLASGGTRINIGAAAVDKSKSTGQFCGVLDPSFFTKSLPVGLQHNVGPSHGEGYYYEKS
- a CDS encoding acyl-CoA dehydrogenase, giving the protein MGIGITQEQRELAEAVRGWVARAVPPEEVRKLLDTPPQTGSRPAYWDGLLASGLLEPHLEGGTLLDLAVVVEEAARAALPGAYLPSVLASVLLDRAAAEPLGGRVGAVALGPGDLTAVAVEGGYLLDGTAPPVLGAGEADLVLLAAETAHGTRWFAVDAAALDIRTQDSADPTRPTAEVRARGVTAGPGALLELDAALVRDLACVLFAADACGTAAWALQTAAEYAKVREQFGRPIGQFQGIKHLCADMLVRVEQARALAWDAAQATEEPAEVRSLVAALAAGTALDAAYSCAKDCVQVLGGIGFTWEHDAHIYLRRSLVARQLLGSGDGHRVRAVRLAAAGARRELRLELPAHAETHRAKARTAIADAAGLDPATARRVLAPTGYAAPYLPAPYGLGAGPVEQLVVQQELAAAGVKVADLGIATWVVPSLLAYGTPEQQERHLLPTLRGDVTWCQLFSEPGAGSDLASLRTKAERAPGGDGWIVNGQKVWTSSAHSADYGILLARTDPDAPKHKGLGYFIVDMKTPGIDIRPLKEITGEALFNEVYFDDVPLPPDALVGAEDGGWKVARNTLGNERVHMADQMTFDTGLEALLARSAELEGGYRVRIGALAAEAHALACIGLRTTLQQVSGLEPGAGASVRKLVQTPHQQRTAELTLELLGPAGAVSEGAGKRAVHGMLMSRCLTIAGGTTQVQLNVVAERILGLPRD
- a CDS encoding lipid-transfer protein — its product is MKSYIVGVGMTKFEKPESRDWQYWDMVKEAGDAALSDAGIDYGLVEQVPVGYCFQASTAGQRAAYELGLSGVPVYNVNNNCATGSTALMMARQFVEGGINDCVLALGFEKMKRGALGGGADGGDFKTSPVARHYGIMAAGHGFEMSPPTAQIFGNAAREHMKLYGTTAAQLAAVGAKNHRHSANNPNAQFQDVYTVEEILAAKTIHEPLTKLQCSPTSDGAAAAVVVSERFVERHGLGERAVEIVAQSMTTDTEASFASGSCIDVVGKPMTAAAGRAVFAASGLGIGDVDVIELHDCFSINELLTYEALGMCEDGGAGELVESGATTYGGRWVVNPSGGLISKGHPLGATGLAQAAELVWQLRGEAGARQVPGARVALAHNIGLGGAAVVTLLRR
- a CDS encoding amidohydrolase family protein, whose product is MAVPGIPNFLCDFLLDTTRAALNMIHKGTLDRFPNLSVILPHAGGFLPHIATRVQAFAGALTPPVDPAMVRDHLLRFYYDTAGPMSPAGTLLAMASPDRILFGSDWPACPAEMVTDIALPALAGDPALTPAHHRAINRENALRLMPSLAALSPAPV
- a CDS encoding cytochrome P450 family protein — protein: MTTEPAVAVSDGLPVDEAVAAVSMGTPEYRTCPYPVYRSLREQAPVCKLTTRHGVDTYLITRYEDARLALSDPRIGKDMHEGIDIYHAVFGDTCDALDDNLIFADPPRHTRLRHIAHEAFTPRHVKLLRPRIEQLAGELLAKCPTDTPVDLMASFAMPLPVMVICELLGIVGDERTDVLKWFGQVTRSRFSKDMSGELAAAEDWLRNYFLDLVGRKRAEPTDDFLTVLIQTQHEDGALTDDELVSMMWVLLFAGHKTTTYQIGNAVFSLLAHPDQLALVREDRALLPQAVEELVRFECSVETSTFRYALEDLEIGGVAVPRGSLVQIAISSANRDPEKFADPDTLDITRKGLQSTQLGFGHGPHYCLGAPLARMELEIALTALLDRFPDMVLATPEAGQEDWLKGPFPAFRGLERLPVALDPSRTVDDWTEATPTG
- a CDS encoding DNA-binding response regulator, with translation MPVPLRPARSLRVLLDPPNPALAVLLGLQPDIEVVTSALARPAVALTESVERVPVLLAEDPECRILVLTGSAHPGLPQAALAAGAAGLVLRDGPVEDLADCVRRASRGETVVDPALETPQAS